GCCATGCGCGGCGCAGCCCGAAAATATTTAACAAAGGCACGATCGAGATCAGCAGCGATCGCATCCACGCCAAACTCACCAGCAACCAGGGCATAGTTCTGCCCCACACTGCCCTTAACCCCAAACAGAGTGCCCACCGCATCTAGGAAAATTATTGATGGCTGGCTCTGGACTGGGGATCGATCGCCTTGATTGCTTGGCTCAACTTCCTTAATCGGCTCTAACCGCATTGTCTGGTAGTAGTAAATAAGTTTTTAGCAAAAGGCTTGTTAGTTAGTCTCAAGCATATGCTCAAAGATTATTATGTATGCAGGATTATCCACCTTCCGATTGCCAATTATTCCCTCAAATTGAACTACCACAAGGCCGGAACTGAAGCAAAGGTGTAAACATCATACTGACAAAAGTTGACATCAAAGTCTTCGATCGTAGCGCCATCGGCAAAGGTCGCCCGCAAATCATAATTGCACTGACCAGGATCAGCCTCATCTGTCAGGCTAATATCTACCGCATCACTGGTGGTAGGGCTGGCCAATAAATTGCTACCCCAATTTCTGGTATTGGGCGGTGCCACTTGCAATGAGGTTAACTCAGTGTTTGTATCATTCACAAAGGTGACATTTAGGCTAGTTGCATTCTGCGATCGCGCAATTGGCGCAACTGCCAGGGAGATCGGCATGGCGATCGTGGTGATGGCAATTATTTTCAGGTAGCGATTGAAATTAGGCAGTGACAGTCGCACAGGCGATCGATCGGCAGAATCAGCAAAAGGTTGCTTTGTCAAAATTCCTCCTCACTCTTTTAACTAAATTAAGCAATTAGACTTAGATCTTATTAGATTTTATTAGAGATTTTATTAGATCTTAATTGAATATTGAATCTAGACTTGCAGTTGAGATCAAGTCGATCTAGCGATCCAATTTTTACACAAATCCTGGGCTGATCCCATTAAGCAATTTAGTTGTCTTTTGATGCCAGACCTTGGCCAGTCATGGCTAAACAAGCCTAGCTTTAACCTGCTAAAATGCATTTGGGGTAGGCAAGTGTTTGTATGTGGTTGATTATTTTGAATTACCTGAAGTTACTTTAGATTTAAGTGATTAGATTTAAGTGATTGAAGTAGTTCAAGCAACGCTACGAAGTCCATAACCAGCATTCAACAAACTTTTGCTCAAACTAGAAATGTGGTGTCTCATATGAAGCATATGCAGCGATCGCAACTAATGCGACTAATCCGCCCCAAGGAGTTCAGCACCAAGATTTTGCCAGTCATGCTCGCCATTGCCTGGCTCATCGCTCCATCACCCACCCTGGCTCAGTTGCCTGGCATCGATCGACTGAATGGCGAAATTGATCCAGAGTCGGATTCAACCAATGCTCCGACTGTTGTTGATCCCAGTGCGATCGATAAAAGTCCCAGCACCCGCCTCGATAACTTTACTGGCCTACAGGTAAGTCGGCCAATCAATTTAAGTGAATATCGACTTGGCCCACTCGATTCAATCCGGATCGATATTTTTAATGTGCCTGAACTGAGTGGCGAGCAAACTGTCACCCCCAATGGTGATATTAATATTTCCCTGCTAGGGCCCGTGCGGGTAGCTGGTCTGACCCTAGGTGAAACAGCAGCATTACTAGAGCAAGAACTAGCACCATTTTTAGTGCGCCGGATTATTAATGTATCGCTGCTTGCGCCTCGGCCACTAAATATTGCGGTGGTGGGCGAAGTAAATCGACCTGGCACGGTGGTAATGAATTATACAGGTACTGGCGGAACCGTATCTCTTGCCAGTGTGACCCAGGCTTTGCGCCGAGCTGGTGGCACCACTCAACGGGCAGACATTTCAAATGTACAGATTTCCCGAATCAGCACCGATGGCGTTCGTAGCGTGATTGATTTAGATCTGCTGGCACTGGTTGAAAGTGGTGATATTAGTCAGGATATTATTTTGCAAGATGGTGACTCTATCTTTGTGCCCCGGATTGCTGATGCCAGACTTGCCCAGGCCAGACAGGTGCGCGATGCCTCATTTGCCTCAGAACAGTCAATTATTCAGGTAGTGCTGACGGGCGAAGTGAATCGAACTGGTCCCCAGACATTGTCCTTTACCAGAGGTGAGGGGCAAGAGGGTAATCCATTTGCCACTGTCACCCGTGCCATTCAACAAGCAAACGGGATTACGGAGCTGGCCGACATTCGCAATGTAGAGGTGCGGCGCATTAATGCTAATGGTACTCAGGATGTTTTGGTTGCTAATTTATGGTCATTGATTCAGGATGGCGATCTTGACCAAGATATTCAATTGGTGGATGGTGACTCGATCCATGTGCCAGAGGTGACCGATCCGGTTACGGCGGAATATGGTCAGATCGCTAAGGCTACCTTCTCGCCCGATACAATCACGGTGCGGATTATTGGTGAGGTGAATGGCCCTGGCAGTATTTCCCTGCGGCCAAATGCCCCATTTACTGAGGCGATCATTGCCGCTGGTGGGATTACCAATGATGGCGATTGGCGACGGGTGGAGCTATATCGAATTAGCCCCAGTGGCAAACTAACCCGGCGTAAGTTGAAGGCGGATTTAGATTTAGCACCTAATGAGGATACTAATCCTGGCCTACGCGATCGTGACTTCATTGTGGTGCGTTCTTCCTTTGGTGCAAATATCCTCAATACCGTTACCCGTACTTTGAGTGATATTGTTACCCCCATTACCTTACTTGAACGATTGATTGATGATTAGTTGGCAACATCATTTGCTGGATTAATTGGATTCGATCGGCAGATTTTGAGATCAATATCTAGCTCTAGCTTGGCTGTAGTAGTTCACCACAAAGAATTTGATGTTTAATTTGCGATTGTGATAACTCTTTTGCAAGAGTGCGACCAATCATAATTAATGTGGTCGAGTAGTAGGGTAATCTCAAGTGAGGGATTGCGCTTGATATTGATATTGATACTGATACTGATACTGATATTGGCGTGGGCATGGGCATGTTTGAGTTAAGCTGAACTGTCCCCATAAGAAAGTGACTGGCAACGATACTGGCTATATAGCCCCAATGAAGGCTGAGCCCGACAGACTTAGCAGGTGATTGCCGCTCACAAATTGGGTAAGTTAAAAACAGCGGTAAAAAACCTCAGCTAATGTTGCTGAGGGCGATCGCAACTAGCCTGAAGTTTAACTCGAATCTTGAACTGATGGTTTAATGGAAGCTAGCAACAAAAATAGCAACACAACTTCAGCAATAAATGCAAGCTGTACATCCAGTACATCAACCAGTACATAAATAAGTACAACTCATGAGAATCTTAGTAACAGGTGGCGCAGGTTTCATTGGTTCACACCTAATCGATCGCCTGATGGAACAGGGACACGAGGTGATTTGTCTAGACAATTTTTATACAGGTGCAAAGCGTAATATCCTCCATTGGATCGATAATCCCCGATTTGAGCTAATTCGCCATGATGTAGTCGATCCGATCAAAGTCGAAGTTGAGCAAATCTATCATCTGGCCTGTCCTGCTTCCCCAGTGCACTACCAGGCCAACCCAATCAAAACCCTCAAAACTAATTTCATGGGCACGATGAATATGCTGGGGGTGGCAAAACGAGTTGGTGCCAGATTATTGCTTGCATCTACCTCCGAAGTATATGGCGATCCAGAAGTGCATCCCCAGCCAGAAGAATATCGTGGCAACACCAGTTGCACGGGGATTCGGGCTTGCTATGACGAAGGTAAGCGGATTTCCGAGACCCTAGCGTTTGACTATCATCGCCAGAACCAGGTAGAAATCAGGGTGGCCAGGATTTTTAATACCCACGGGCCCAGGATGCTGGAAAATGATGGCCGGGTGGTTAGTAATTTTGTGGTGCAGGCGCTGAAGGGAATCCCGCTAACCATCTATGGCGATGGCTCACAAACCCGCAGCTTTTGCTATGTTTCCGATCTGGTCAATGGTTTGATGTGCCTGATGAATGGCGATCACATTGGGCCAATTAATCTGGGTAATCCAGGTGAGTATAAAATTCTTGAGCTGGCCAGTACAATTCAAGAAATGGTCAACCCAGGCGCAGAGCTAGTGTTTAAACCGTTGCCCCAAGATGATCCACGCCGCCGTAAGCCAGACATTAGCAAGGCTAAGGATTTATTGGGTTGGGAGCCCAAAGTACCACTGCGTGAAGGCTTATCCCAAACGATCGCCAACTTCCGCGATCGGCTTAATCAACCTGTGGCCAGCCACCAATAATCAGCAATTCCTGCTAAATTAAATAGCAAGCCTAAGTAAATATACTTGCTATGTGCTGAAGCTAAGCTGATTCCCCGTCAAGCCTAAAATCACTGAAGCACTGGTTAATCTAACTGCTTGATCAATTTGAGCAATGAGCAAATCGCTAATCCTATGTCGTTGGTTTGCCCTGCAAAGATAAACAGTGTTCCCTTTTAGGTTTATTTAGGTCTAGCAATTTGGCGATCGCCAGCTCAAATCCTATCTATAATCTATATCGATCAAAAATGATCGCCATCGATCAAAAATGATCGCCATACATTCATCGCAATCAGCAATCCGAACCGCGACTTTTTGATTAATTTTGATTAATAGGGTTCAGTTTGACTTGATCTAACTAAACCAGATCTAACTAATCCAGCTCAATCGAATCCAGGCAATAATCATGCACAATGGCACATTCAAAACAATGAGATGTACGCATCATATCTTTCAACTCTTTCAACTTGATTACATCACTGGTCTGGTAACTGGTAGATTATATCGATCGGTTGGTTAAATAATCGCTGAGGCTTGAGCAGATCTAGTTGGCCTGTTTTTGATTGTGGAGCTAAGGTGTAGAGCACAATTAATCCAGCAAATATCAGACAGTTAGTGGGCTAAGAGTGGCAAGTGTAAAATCTGAATATCTGAATCTAAATATCTGAATATTTAATACTTAGGGTTGGCAGGCAAAACATTTACAGTAAATATATTCACGCTTGAAGTAAATAAGGGTAGACAAAAGCATGCGAGTTTGCGTAATTGGCACCGGATATGTTGGACTAGTCACAGGAGTCTGTCTAGCCCATATGGGGCACGATGTGGTTTGTATTGATAATAA
The sequence above is a segment of the Pseudanabaena sp. PCC 7367 genome. Coding sequences within it:
- a CDS encoding SLBB domain-containing protein — encoded protein: MKHMQRSQLMRLIRPKEFSTKILPVMLAIAWLIAPSPTLAQLPGIDRLNGEIDPESDSTNAPTVVDPSAIDKSPSTRLDNFTGLQVSRPINLSEYRLGPLDSIRIDIFNVPELSGEQTVTPNGDINISLLGPVRVAGLTLGETAALLEQELAPFLVRRIINVSLLAPRPLNIAVVGEVNRPGTVVMNYTGTGGTVSLASVTQALRRAGGTTQRADISNVQISRISTDGVRSVIDLDLLALVESGDISQDIILQDGDSIFVPRIADARLAQARQVRDASFASEQSIIQVVLTGEVNRTGPQTLSFTRGEGQEGNPFATVTRAIQQANGITELADIRNVEVRRINANGTQDVLVANLWSLIQDGDLDQDIQLVDGDSIHVPEVTDPVTAEYGQIAKATFSPDTITVRIIGEVNGPGSISLRPNAPFTEAIIAAGGITNDGDWRRVELYRISPSGKLTRRKLKADLDLAPNEDTNPGLRDRDFIVVRSSFGANILNTVTRTLSDIVTPITLLERLIDD
- a CDS encoding UDP-glucuronic acid decarboxylase family protein, producing MRILVTGGAGFIGSHLIDRLMEQGHEVICLDNFYTGAKRNILHWIDNPRFELIRHDVVDPIKVEVEQIYHLACPASPVHYQANPIKTLKTNFMGTMNMLGVAKRVGARLLLASTSEVYGDPEVHPQPEEYRGNTSCTGIRACYDEGKRISETLAFDYHRQNQVEIRVARIFNTHGPRMLENDGRVVSNFVVQALKGIPLTIYGDGSQTRSFCYVSDLVNGLMCLMNGDHIGPINLGNPGEYKILELASTIQEMVNPGAELVFKPLPQDDPRRRKPDISKAKDLLGWEPKVPLREGLSQTIANFRDRLNQPVASHQ